The Christiangramia flava JLT2011 region GAATGACCAGTTTATGATCTGGGTGCATCCTCCAGGCTGAAGAATTGTCTACCACCGTGGTACCGGCTTCCGCAAATTTTGGGGCCCAGTTAAGAGAAGTATCGCCGCCCGCGGAAAAAATAGCGATCGCTGGTTTCATGGAAACGGCTGTTTCCAGGCTTACCACTTCGTATTCCTTCCCGCTGAAAGCAATCTTCTTTCCAACCGATTTTTCTGATGCCACAGGGATCAATTGGGTTACGGGAAAATTGCGTTCTTCCAGAACTTTCAGCATGACGTTTCCTACCATTCCGGTAGCGCCTACAACGGCTACTTTCATTTTTTCAGAATTTAAAATTTTGACTGCAAAGGTATTGACTGTACTGAAATACCAAACCTTTCGGCTTCCAAATTATGCTGAAATTTAGAATTTTAAACGCATTTAGAGATTTTGTTCAAAAAAATACCCCGGCTTTCGGCCGGGGTTTATAGTTGAAATAAGTAGTGTAGCGGTAAGCGTACTTCTTATGGTTTAGACGTTTCGTTTTTTCAATTCGTCGCGAATCTCGGTAAGCAGTTCTTCCTGAGTTGGTCCTTTTGGAGCCGGAGCAGCAGGAACGTCTTCTTTTTTCTTCATATTATCATAAGCACGGAGCACCAGGAAGATGAACAGGCCAATAATAATGAAATAGATAATTGCCTGGATCAGGTTTCCGTAGGTGATCACAGCGGCTTCCGCTTCACGGGCTGCGTCGAGACTATCGTAATGTTCGCCGGTTAGCGAAATGAACTTTTGCGAGAAATCAATTCCCCCGGTTATTAGCCCAATGATTGGCATGATCACATCATCTACTACGGAAGATACGATCTTGTTGAATGCCGCACCAATTACCACTGCCGTTGCCAGCATGATAATGTCTTTCTGAAAAAGAAATGCTTTGAAATCTTTGAAAAAAGCCATGCTTTTAGTTTTAAGGTTACAGGCTAAATTTAGTTAAAAAAATCAAAATATTTGTTAAAATTATCCGTTGACGATTTTTCGGGTCACCCGCCGCTGAATGCCGGTGATCAGTTCATAGGAGATGGTTCCGCCCGCTTCGGCAAAATCATTGGGATGGTACTTGCCGCCGAACACGATCACCTCGTCGCCTTCCTCGCAATCGATCCCGGTGATGTTCACCATAATGATATCCATGCACACATTCCCCACGATCGGCGCAAACTGACCATTGATGTGTACTCCGGTTTTTTGTTTTCCGTAGATGCGGTTGATGCCATCGGCATGGCCAACGGGTAGCGTTGCGATCTTCGTGGTATCCTGTGCCGTAAAGACGCGGTTATACCCTACGGTAGCGCCTTTTTCAATGGTTCGGATCTGTGAAATAATGGTTTTGAGAGTCACTACCGGTTTGAGTGCCGGATCCACGGTTTTGTCATTTCCGAAGCCATACAGGCCAATTCCCGTTCGCACCATATTAAATGCGGCTTTCGGGTAATTAATGATCCCAGACGTATTGCAAATATGTAGCAGTGGTTCCGCTTCCAGGTTTTCGATAAGCTGCCAGCTCATTTTGCGGAAAAGGTCGATCTGCCCTACGGTAAAGTCTCGTTCCTGCCAGTCTTCGCTGGCGGCCAGATGGGAAAATATGGACGCGACTTTTAAGGTTTTGGTATGCTGAATAAGCTCGATGACCCTTGGTAGTTCAGGCGGATCAAAACCAAGACGATTCAGGCCGGTATTGAGCTTGATATGAACCGGGTAATGCTGCTGCTGCAGTTTTTCCGCCGTTTCAATAAAAGCCCGCAGTGTTTTTTCACTGTACAGATTGGGTTCCAGGCAGTGTTTGATGATCTCTTCAAAATGGGTGAATTGCGGGTGAAGCACCAAAATGGGCTTGGTGATCCCGTTTTCGCGCAACCTGATGCCTTCTTCCACATAAGCGACTGCAAAATAATCGGTTCCCAGTTCTTCCAGTTTTCGCGCAATGGCAACGGAATCACTTCCGTAGGCATGGGCTTTGACAACCGATAAAAACCGGACGTTCTTATCGATCTTTGATCTGAAATATTGATAATTGTGTGCCAGATTCCCGAGATCGATCTCCAGAACGGTTTCTTTGGCTTCAGGCATTCTCTTCTTTGGGTTTGATTTGCAGTTCTTCCGGCTCCTTCACATCCAGCTTTTTCACGCGTTCCTTCAGCATGGCCTTGTAATATGCGGCCCGGCTCAGCGGTTCATATTCTTCATTTTCTCCCAGGAATACCAGGTCGTCGTTGATCGCCTTCCGGTAGCTGTACTGGGCGAGGTTGCCGGTGCGGGTGCAGACCGCGTGTACTTTGGTCACATATTCCGCAGTGGCCATTAAATTGGGCATGGGGCCAAAGGGATTTCCTTTAAAATCCATATCGAGGCCGGCCACGATCACCCGAATTCCCTGGTTCGCAAGGTCATTGCAAACCGTCACGATCTCATCATCAAAAAACTGGGCCTCGTCTATTCCCACCACGTCACAACCATCTGCCAGGATCCTGATATTGGATGCGGAAGGCACCGGCGTGGAACGAATCTCATTGGCGTCATGAGAGACCACCATTTCTTCATCATACCGCGTATCGATGGCGGGTTTGAAGATCTCAACCGTTTGTTTGGCAAATTTGGCGCGCTTGAGCCGGCGGATGAGTTCTTCGGTCTTACCGGAAAACATCGAACCGCAGATCACCTCAATCCAACCAAATTGCTCTTCGTGATTTACTGTATTTTCGAGAAACATTTTGTAATTTTCAAGTCGAAATGGGAAATACCTCTTTCGCATAAAGGTGGAACAAATTTATTAAAAATCCAACCCTGCCTGAAGTGTTATGCTGAAAGTTATTAAACCCATTGAAAGAGCCTTTTGGTATTAATTTTGGACAATTTCAGATGTTATCCACTCGTAATCATACAAATCACAACCGATGAAAAAGAAATTAGAAGCAGAGCTTAAAAAACTAGCCGAATCAATCCTGAACGCTCAGGGTACTTCGAACCTGGCAGATATGAAGCAGCGCGCGCGTGAATTATATGAGAAAATAGCTATTTTGGAATTTACGGAAAACAATCTCGAAGCTCAGTTCGAAAATCAGGTTTCACTACAGAAACCAGAACCGGTAAAGCAGGAACCTGTTGCACCGGTCAGGAAACCGGAGCCCGATTACGATGAGCGCTATCCCAATGGAATGGAGTTCAACGAGGATACCGATGCGATTACGGAGCCCAACACCGAAAAGATCAAGGATATTGTGGCTCAGATGCCACCAGAGACGGCAAAGGTGGATACCATGATGAATAAAATGAATGAGCCAGAGCCTGCTCCTACCAGGGAAATCCCCAAGCAGGAACCTACACCAGAACCAGATCGAGGCTTTAATTTTGATGTGGATTACGACAATCTTCCAAATTTTGAACCGGTAAATCATGTGGAAAAGCACCAGCAGAACAAACCTCGCTCACTAAACGACCGGTTGAAAAAAGGAATCAATATTGGCTTGAACGAGCGCCTTGCTTTTATTAGGCATTTGTTTGATGGGAATACGGCTGATTACAACCGGGTGCTATCACAATTAAACACCTTTAACAGCCTGGAAGAAGCCAGGAAATTCATCGATAAGATCGTGAAGCCAGATTATAATCACTGGCAGGGCAAAGAAGAATACGAAGAGCGTTTTATGGCTCATATTGAGAATAAATTCGACTAATGTCAAAACTCTATCTGGTTCCCACGCCGATCGGAAACCTGGAAGATATGAGTTTCCGGGCCATTCGAATCCTGAAAGAGGTAGACCTGATCCTTGCCGAAGACACGCGGAACAGCGGGAAACTTCTGAAACACTTCGACATTTCCACTCCTATGCTCAGTCACCATATGCATAATGAGCACAAAACCGTGGAAGGCCTCGTGAACAGGATCAAATCTGGCGAACGCATGGCACTGATCAGCGATGCGGGAACTCCTGCGATCTCCGATCCGGGGTTCTTACTAAGCCGCGCCTGCGTCGAAGCGGGAATTGAAATAGATTGTTTGCCCGGAGCCACAGCCTTCGTGCCGGCGCTTGTGAACAGCGGACTTCCAAATGACAAATTTGTCTTTGAAGGCTTTTTACCAGTTAAAAAAGGTCGACAAACCCGGTTGAATCTATTGGCGGAAGAAACCCGAACCATGATCTTTTACGAATCCCCTCATAAGTTGCTGAAAACACTTTCTCATTTCGCGGAATATTTTGGTTCAGAACGGAGGGTTTCCGTTTCGCGGGAAATCACCAAACTCCATGAAGAAACCATTCGCGGCACAGCAACTGAAGTCCTAGAACACTATACACAGCATCCCCCAAAAGGAGAAATTGTTATTATCGTTGCCGGAAAAAATTGATGAAAGAGCTGCTTGCGGAAATACGAAATTGCAGGCTTTGTGAACAGCATTTGCCATTAGGTCCCAATCCTATAATTGAAGCTGCTGAAAATTCCAAAATAATCCTGATTAGTCAGGCGCCTGGGAAGGTGGTACACGAAAGCGGTATCGCCTGGAAAGATCAAAGTGGAAAAAAGTTGCGGGAATGGCTGGGCGTGGACGAGGATACATTTTACAATAAGAACAATTTCGCCATTTTGCCAATGGGATTTTGTTATCCGGGGAAAGCGAAGACCGGTGATGCACCGCCCAGGAAAGAATGCGCACCGCTCTGGCATGAGCCGGTTTGGAAACATCTCGAAGAAGTAAAACTCAAAATCCTGATTGGAGCGTATGCAGCGAATTATTACCTCGGTCCTGGAAAACTAACAGAGAAAGTTCGTGATTTTGAGCAATTTCAGCCAGAGTTCTGGCCTGTTCCGCATCCTTCGCCGGTAAACAGATTCTGGCGCGCTAAAAACCCCTGGTTCGAGCAGGAAATTATTCCAAAACTTCAGCTGAAAATTCAGGAGATTTTATGCTGAAATTGTAATTTTAGCATTCCTGAAACCACTGGCTTTTCAATTCAAAAATCACGATTTTTATGCGCTGGACTCTCAAACCCAAACCCGATTCTATTGTTTCTGAAAAACTTTCCGAAGAGCTTGGCGTAAGTCTTCCGGTAGCCAAATTATTGGTGCAAAGGGGTATTGAGACGTTTCAGGAAGCCAAAGATTTCTTCAGGCCAGACCTGGACAAACTGCACGATCCTTTTTTGATGAAAGATATGGACCTGGCGGTAAAACGTCTTTCTGAAGCGATCGAAAACGGTGAAAACATCATGATCTATGGCGATTATGATGTAGATGGTACCAGCAGCGTCTCCCTGGTTTACTCGTGGCTCAAATTCCGTCACCCCAATGTGGCCACTTATATTCCTGATCGTTATGAAGAAGGCTACGGAATTTCTTTCCAGGGAATCGATTTTGCGGCCGATAATGACATCAGCCTTATCGTCGCGCTGGATTGCGGTATCAAGGAAATTGAAAAAGTGGCGTATGCCCGGAGCAAAGGCATCGATTTTATCATATGTGATCACCACCGGCCCGGTGCTGAAATTCCGGAGGCTGTTGCCGTTCTCGATCCTAAGAGAACAGATTGTGATTATCCCTACGATGAACTTTGCGGATGCGGGGTGGGTTTTAAATTGATCCAGGCTTATACCCAATTCCATAATGAAGAAACCGATAGCCTGGTGACCTACCTTGACCTGGTTGCGACCGCCATTGCCGCCGATATTGTCCCGATTACCGGCGAAAATCGCATTCTGGCCTACCATGGCCTGCATGTGCTGAATGTGGCGCCCCGAAACGGACTCGCGAGCTTGATTGGGAATCGCAAACCGGTAACGATTAGTGATGTGGTTTTTATCGCCGCACCACGCATCAACGCAGCGGGGCGGATGAAACACGGGCAGCATGCCGTGAATTTGCTTACGGAAGAAGATCCGGAAAAGGCCGCAGAACTGGCTGGAGAAATTGAAGTTTTCAATAGCGACAGGCGTGATGCTGATAAGATCATAACTGAAGAAGCCCGGCAACAGATCATTGAGCTGGAGGAAGAAAACCGAATGACCACCGTGGTCTACAACGAACACTGGCACAAAGGAGTGATTGGGATTGTAGCGTCCCGACTCACGGAAACCTGGTACAGACCTACGCTGGTCTTTACGAAAAGTGGTGAAAAACTGGCTGCTTCAGCAAGATCGGTACGCGGTTTTGATGTCTATGAAGCTCTGGAAGGCTGTAAGGATCATATTGAACAGTTCGGCGGTCACAAATACGCCGCGGGACTTACTTTAATGGAAGATCAGTTCGAGAATTTTAAACAGAAATTTGAAGAAGTGGTTTCTCAAACGATCGATAAAAAACTGCTTACTCCTGAAATCCTCATTGATGCCGAGATCGATCTGGAGGAGATCACCCCCAAATTCTACCGGATTTTAAAACAATTCGCTCCTTTTGGGCCGGGGAATATGTCGCCTGTTTTCCTGACTCGTGGCCTGATAGATACCGGTTTTGGAAAGTGCGTGGGAGAAGACCGGAGTCACCTGAAATGCCAGGTTAAACAGCGGGATGGCGGGCCTGCTTTCAATGTGATCGGGTTCAATCTTGGAGAGAAACTGGAAATGATCAAAGACCACAAGCGTTTTGATGCCGTTTATAGTATAGATGAAAATACCTGGAACGGGAATACCACGTTGCAGTTAAAGTTGCGCGATATTCGCGAATCGGTAGAGTTTTAAGCCTGGCGGAAATTTTTCAGGAGCAGATCCTGTCCGTCGAACTCGGCATAAGTATAGTGATTGATCCAGTCCCCGGTGTTTACATACCGGGATTTTTGATTTAGCTGAATATCCAACGGAAGATGCCGGTGCCCGAACAGGAAATAATCATAGTCTTTAGATTCCAGTTTCCGGCGGCAATACTGGATCAGGAATTCTTTTTCTTCGCCCAAAAACTCCATGTCCTCCTCACCGGAGATCATTTTGTTCTTTACTGAAAAATATTGGGCCAAAGGAACTCCCAAATCTGGATGCAGCCAGCGGTAAAGCCATTTGGAAAAGGGATTGGTAAAAACCTTTTTCATGCGCTTGTAGCCTATATCGCCAGGACCCAGACCGTCTCCATGACCAACTAAAAACTTTTTCCCGTTGAATTCGAATTCTTTTGGCTGACGATAAACCGGGATGTTCAATTCATCTTCAAAATAATTTTCCATCCAGAGATCGTGATTCCCGACAAAGAAGTGAACAGGGATTCCACTATCGCTAATTTCAGCCAGCTTGCCTAAAGTTCTTACGAAACCTTTTGGAACCACGTGCTGGTATTCGAACCAGAAATCAAAAAGATCGCCCAGCAGGAAGATCGCAGCAGCATCCTGCCTGATTTCTTCCAGCCATTCCAGGAACACCTTCTCGCGCTTCCTGCTTTCCTGCATGGTGGGTGCGCCCAGGTGATTGTCGCTGGAAAAATAGATCTTTTTGCCTTCGGGAATATTCATAATTGCTGAATTCGCGGGTAAAGATATGGAAAACTGATT contains the following coding sequences:
- the recJ gene encoding single-stranded-DNA-specific exonuclease RecJ; amino-acid sequence: MRWTLKPKPDSIVSEKLSEELGVSLPVAKLLVQRGIETFQEAKDFFRPDLDKLHDPFLMKDMDLAVKRLSEAIENGENIMIYGDYDVDGTSSVSLVYSWLKFRHPNVATYIPDRYEEGYGISFQGIDFAADNDISLIVALDCGIKEIEKVAYARSKGIDFIICDHHRPGAEIPEAVAVLDPKRTDCDYPYDELCGCGVGFKLIQAYTQFHNEETDSLVTYLDLVATAIAADIVPITGENRILAYHGLHVLNVAPRNGLASLIGNRKPVTISDVVFIAAPRINAAGRMKHGQHAVNLLTEEDPEKAAELAGEIEVFNSDRRDADKIITEEARQQIIELEEENRMTTVVYNEHWHKGVIGIVASRLTETWYRPTLVFTKSGEKLAASARSVRGFDVYEALEGCKDHIEQFGGHKYAAGLTLMEDQFENFKQKFEEVVSQTIDKKLLTPEILIDAEIDLEEITPKFYRILKQFAPFGPGNMSPVFLTRGLIDTGFGKCVGEDRSHLKCQVKQRDGGPAFNVIGFNLGEKLEMIKDHKRFDAVYSIDENTWNGNTTLQLKLRDIRESVEF
- a CDS encoding uracil-DNA glycosylase family protein; the protein is MKELLAEIRNCRLCEQHLPLGPNPIIEAAENSKIILISQAPGKVVHESGIAWKDQSGKKLREWLGVDEDTFYNKNNFAILPMGFCYPGKAKTGDAPPRKECAPLWHEPVWKHLEEVKLKILIGAYAANYYLGPGKLTEKVRDFEQFQPEFWPVPHPSPVNRFWRAKNPWFEQEIIPKLQLKIQEILC
- the mscL gene encoding large conductance mechanosensitive channel protein MscL, with translation MAFFKDFKAFLFQKDIIMLATAVVIGAAFNKIVSSVVDDVIMPIIGLITGGIDFSQKFISLTGEHYDSLDAAREAEAAVITYGNLIQAIIYFIIIGLFIFLVLRAYDNMKKKEDVPAAPAPKGPTQEELLTEIRDELKKRNV
- a CDS encoding UDP-2,3-diacylglucosamine diphosphatase — translated: MNIPEGKKIYFSSDNHLGAPTMQESRKREKVFLEWLEEIRQDAAAIFLLGDLFDFWFEYQHVVPKGFVRTLGKLAEISDSGIPVHFFVGNHDLWMENYFEDELNIPVYRQPKEFEFNGKKFLVGHGDGLGPGDIGYKRMKKVFTNPFSKWLYRWLHPDLGVPLAQYFSVKNKMISGEEDMEFLGEEKEFLIQYCRRKLESKDYDYFLFGHRHLPLDIQLNQKSRYVNTGDWINHYTYAEFDGQDLLLKNFRQA
- the rsmI gene encoding 16S rRNA (cytidine(1402)-2'-O)-methyltransferase, translating into MSKLYLVPTPIGNLEDMSFRAIRILKEVDLILAEDTRNSGKLLKHFDISTPMLSHHMHNEHKTVEGLVNRIKSGERMALISDAGTPAISDPGFLLSRACVEAGIEIDCLPGATAFVPALVNSGLPNDKFVFEGFLPVKKGRQTRLNLLAEETRTMIFYESPHKLLKTLSHFAEYFGSERRVSVSREITKLHEETIRGTATEVLEHYTQHPPKGEIVIIVAGKN
- the alr gene encoding alanine racemase; translated protein: MPEAKETVLEIDLGNLAHNYQYFRSKIDKNVRFLSVVKAHAYGSDSVAIARKLEELGTDYFAVAYVEEGIRLRENGITKPILVLHPQFTHFEEIIKHCLEPNLYSEKTLRAFIETAEKLQQQHYPVHIKLNTGLNRLGFDPPELPRVIELIQHTKTLKVASIFSHLAASEDWQERDFTVGQIDLFRKMSWQLIENLEAEPLLHICNTSGIINYPKAAFNMVRTGIGLYGFGNDKTVDPALKPVVTLKTIISQIRTIEKGATVGYNRVFTAQDTTKIATLPVGHADGINRIYGKQKTGVHINGQFAPIVGNVCMDIIMVNITGIDCEEGDEVIVFGGKYHPNDFAEAGGTISYELITGIQRRVTRKIVNG
- a CDS encoding thymidine kinase; this encodes MFLENTVNHEEQFGWIEVICGSMFSGKTEELIRRLKRAKFAKQTVEIFKPAIDTRYDEEMVVSHDANEIRSTPVPSASNIRILADGCDVVGIDEAQFFDDEIVTVCNDLANQGIRVIVAGLDMDFKGNPFGPMPNLMATAEYVTKVHAVCTRTGNLAQYSYRKAINDDLVFLGENEEYEPLSRAAYYKAMLKERVKKLDVKEPEELQIKPKEENA